A genomic stretch from Prionailurus bengalensis isolate Pbe53 chromosome E2, Fcat_Pben_1.1_paternal_pri, whole genome shotgun sequence includes:
- the PAK4 gene encoding serine/threonine-protein kinase PAK 4 isoform X1: MFGKKKKRVEISAPSNFEHRVHTGFDQHEQKFTGLPRQWQSLIEESARRPKPLVDPACITSIQPGAPKTIVRGSKGAKDGALTLLLDEFENMSVTRSNSLRRDSPPPPARARQENGMPAEPASTARGAPEKAGGQGRVAGRSEAGGGSGDRRRAGPEKRPKSSREGSGGPQESSRDKRPLSGPDVGTPQPAGLASGAKVAAGRPFNTYPRADTDHPSRGAQGEPHNLAPNGPSAGGRAVPQSSSSRPPTRARGPPSPGVLGPHASEPQLAPPARPVTTPAVPPAPGPPGPRSPQREPQRVSHEQFRAALQLVVDPGDPRSYLDNFIKIGEGSTGIVCIATVRSSGRLVAVKKMDLRKQQRRELLFNEVVIMRDYQHENVVEMYNSYLVGDELWVVMEFLEGGALTDIVTHTRMNEEQIAAVCLAVLQALSVLHAQGVIHRDIKSDSILLTHDGRVKLSDFGFCAQVSKEVPRRKSLVGTPYWMAPELISRLPYGPEVDIWSLGVMVIEMVDGEPPYFNEPPLKAMKMIRDNLPPRLKNLHKVSPSLKGFLDRLLVRDPAQRATAAELLKHPFLAKAGPPASIVPLMRQNRTR; encoded by the exons ATGTTTGGGAAGAAGAAGAAGCGGGTAGAGATCTCCGCGCCATCCAACTTCGAGCACCGCGTGCACACGGGCTTTGACCAGCATGAGCAGAAGTTCACGGGGCTGCCCCGCCAGTGGCAGAGCCTGATCGAGGAGTCGGCCCGCCGGCCCAAGCCCCTCGTGGACCCCGCCTGCATCACCTCCATCCAGCCCGGGGCTCCCAAG ACCATCGTGCGGGGCAGCAAAGGCGCCAAGGATGGGGCCCTCACGCTGCTGCTCGACGAGTTTGAGAACATGTCGGTGACACGCTCCAACTCCCTCCGGAGAGACAGCCCGCCGCCACCTGCCCGAGCCCGCCAGGAAAACGGGATGCCCGCAGAGCCGGCCAGCACGGCCAGAGGGGCCCCAGAGAAAGCGGGCGGCCAAGGCCGGGTCGCCGGTCGCAGCGAGGCGGGTGGCGGCAGTGGTGACAGGCGGCGGGCGGGGCCAGAGAAGAGGCCCAAGTCTTCCAGGGAGGGCTCGGGGGGACCCCAGGAGTCCTCCCGGGATAAAcgccccctctctgggcctgacgTCGGCACCCCCCAACCTGCCGGTCTGGCCAGTGGGGCAAAAGTGGCAGCTGGTCGGCCCTTTAACACGTACCCGAGGGCCGATACGGACCACCCGTCCCGGGGTGCCCAG GGGGAGCCTCACAACCTGGCCCCCAATGGGCCGTCGGCAGGGGGCCGGGCTGTCCCCCAGTCCTCCTCCTCCCGGCCTCCCACCCGAGCCCGTGGACCCCCCAGCCCAGGAGTGCTGGGCCCCCATGCCTCCGAGCCTCAGCTGGCCCCCCCGGCCCGCCCCGTCACCACCCCCGCCGTCCCCCCCGCCCCTGGGCCCCCCGGGCCCCGCTCGCCACAGCGGGAACCCCAGCGAGTATCCCACGAGCAGTTCCGGGCCGCCCTGCAGCTGGTGGTGGACCCCGGCGACCCTCGCTCCTACCTGGACAACTTCATCAAGATCGGCGAGGGCTCCACGGGCATCGTGTGCATCGCCACCGTGCGCAGCTCGGGCAGGCTGGTGGCCGTCAAGAAGATGGATCTGCGCAAGCAGCAGAGGCGCGAGCTGCTCTTCAATGAG GTGGTGATCATGCGGGACTACCAGCACGAGAACGTGGTGGAGATGTACAACAGCTACCTGGTcggggatgagctctgggtggtGATGGAGTTCCTGGAGGGCGGCGCCCTCACCGACATCGTCACTCACACCAG GATGAATGAAGAGCAGATTGCCGCCGTGTGCCTGGCCGTGCTGCAGGCCTTGTCTGTGCTCCACGCGCAGGGCGTCATCCACCGCGACATCAAGAGTGACTCCATCCTGCTGACCCACGACGGCAGG GTGAAGCTGTCGGACTTTGGGTTCTGTGCCCAGGTGAGCAAGGAGGTACCGCGGAGGAAGTCACTGGTCGGCACGCCCTACTGGATGGCCCCAGAGCTCATCTCTCGCCTCCCCTATGGGCCAGAG GTGGACATCTGGTCTCTGGGGGTGATGGTGATCGAGATGGTGGATGGGGAGCCCCCCTACTTCAACGAGCCACCCCTCAAAGCCATGAAGATGATTCGGGACAACCTGCCGCCTCGACTGAAAAACCTGCACAAG GTGTCCCCGTCCCTGAAGGGCTTCCTGGACCGCCTGCTGGTGCGTGACCCGGCACAGCGGGCCACGGCGGCTGAACTGCTGAAGCACCCGTTCCTGGCCAAAGCGGGCCCGCCCGCCAGCATCGTGCCCCTCATGCGCCAGAACCGCACCAGATGA
- the PAK4 gene encoding serine/threonine-protein kinase PAK 4 isoform X2, producing MFGKKKKRVEISAPSNFEHRVHTGFDQHEQKFTGLPRQWQSLIEESARRPKPLVDPACITSIQPGAPKGEPHNLAPNGPSAGGRAVPQSSSSRPPTRARGPPSPGVLGPHASEPQLAPPARPVTTPAVPPAPGPPGPRSPQREPQRVSHEQFRAALQLVVDPGDPRSYLDNFIKIGEGSTGIVCIATVRSSGRLVAVKKMDLRKQQRRELLFNEVVIMRDYQHENVVEMYNSYLVGDELWVVMEFLEGGALTDIVTHTRMNEEQIAAVCLAVLQALSVLHAQGVIHRDIKSDSILLTHDGRVKLSDFGFCAQVSKEVPRRKSLVGTPYWMAPELISRLPYGPEVDIWSLGVMVIEMVDGEPPYFNEPPLKAMKMIRDNLPPRLKNLHKVSPSLKGFLDRLLVRDPAQRATAAELLKHPFLAKAGPPASIVPLMRQNRTR from the exons ATGTTTGGGAAGAAGAAGAAGCGGGTAGAGATCTCCGCGCCATCCAACTTCGAGCACCGCGTGCACACGGGCTTTGACCAGCATGAGCAGAAGTTCACGGGGCTGCCCCGCCAGTGGCAGAGCCTGATCGAGGAGTCGGCCCGCCGGCCCAAGCCCCTCGTGGACCCCGCCTGCATCACCTCCATCCAGCCCGGGGCTCCCAAG GGGGAGCCTCACAACCTGGCCCCCAATGGGCCGTCGGCAGGGGGCCGGGCTGTCCCCCAGTCCTCCTCCTCCCGGCCTCCCACCCGAGCCCGTGGACCCCCCAGCCCAGGAGTGCTGGGCCCCCATGCCTCCGAGCCTCAGCTGGCCCCCCCGGCCCGCCCCGTCACCACCCCCGCCGTCCCCCCCGCCCCTGGGCCCCCCGGGCCCCGCTCGCCACAGCGGGAACCCCAGCGAGTATCCCACGAGCAGTTCCGGGCCGCCCTGCAGCTGGTGGTGGACCCCGGCGACCCTCGCTCCTACCTGGACAACTTCATCAAGATCGGCGAGGGCTCCACGGGCATCGTGTGCATCGCCACCGTGCGCAGCTCGGGCAGGCTGGTGGCCGTCAAGAAGATGGATCTGCGCAAGCAGCAGAGGCGCGAGCTGCTCTTCAATGAG GTGGTGATCATGCGGGACTACCAGCACGAGAACGTGGTGGAGATGTACAACAGCTACCTGGTcggggatgagctctgggtggtGATGGAGTTCCTGGAGGGCGGCGCCCTCACCGACATCGTCACTCACACCAG GATGAATGAAGAGCAGATTGCCGCCGTGTGCCTGGCCGTGCTGCAGGCCTTGTCTGTGCTCCACGCGCAGGGCGTCATCCACCGCGACATCAAGAGTGACTCCATCCTGCTGACCCACGACGGCAGG GTGAAGCTGTCGGACTTTGGGTTCTGTGCCCAGGTGAGCAAGGAGGTACCGCGGAGGAAGTCACTGGTCGGCACGCCCTACTGGATGGCCCCAGAGCTCATCTCTCGCCTCCCCTATGGGCCAGAG GTGGACATCTGGTCTCTGGGGGTGATGGTGATCGAGATGGTGGATGGGGAGCCCCCCTACTTCAACGAGCCACCCCTCAAAGCCATGAAGATGATTCGGGACAACCTGCCGCCTCGACTGAAAAACCTGCACAAG GTGTCCCCGTCCCTGAAGGGCTTCCTGGACCGCCTGCTGGTGCGTGACCCGGCACAGCGGGCCACGGCGGCTGAACTGCTGAAGCACCCGTTCCTGGCCAAAGCGGGCCCGCCCGCCAGCATCGTGCCCCTCATGCGCCAGAACCGCACCAGATGA